In Hydrogenovibrio marinus, a single genomic region encodes these proteins:
- a CDS encoding type III pantothenate kinase: MKIFFEFGNTRIKAALLDSLNNYDFLGAVDKQHVSTGEFIQLLGLDDIEEQVTHVYFCSVTSAADNADLIESIKELFKCYPTELRSESKCCSVESGYDHFEQLGVDRWMSIIGASAGSSKPVIVVSLGTAMTIDAVVDKKHLGGFIVPGLSLMRRSLAFNTAQLGEYHLPSQQNEFKLLATNTENAILGGTLYMAASYINSLIRDLENETGRKFDCVGTGGDFSVVEPLLDKSFLYIEDLTLKGMVKVVESF; encoded by the coding sequence ATGAAAATATTTTTTGAATTCGGAAATACACGAATTAAAGCAGCATTGTTAGATAGTCTAAATAACTACGATTTTTTGGGTGCGGTCGACAAGCAACACGTTTCTACGGGCGAGTTTATTCAACTTTTGGGTTTGGATGATATAGAAGAGCAGGTCACCCATGTGTACTTTTGTTCAGTGACATCTGCAGCAGATAATGCTGATTTGATTGAGTCTATAAAAGAATTGTTTAAATGTTACCCGACTGAGCTGAGATCAGAATCCAAATGCTGTAGTGTTGAAAGTGGTTATGATCATTTTGAGCAATTAGGTGTTGATCGCTGGATGTCTATTATTGGTGCATCTGCAGGATCATCAAAGCCTGTAATCGTGGTTAGTTTGGGTACAGCGATGACGATTGATGCCGTTGTCGATAAAAAGCATTTGGGAGGCTTTATTGTCCCAGGATTGTCATTAATGCGTCGGTCATTAGCATTCAATACTGCTCAGTTGGGTGAATATCATCTGCCAAGTCAGCAAAATGAATTCAAATTGTTGGCGACTAATACGGAAAATGCCATTTTAGGTGGCACGCTTTATATGGCTGCAAGTTATATCAACTCTTTAATTAGAGATTTGGAAAATGAAACGGGTCGCAAGTTCGATTGTGTTGGAACTGGAGGCGATTTTTCTGTAGTAGAACCCTTGTTGGATAAGTCATTTTTGTACATAGAAGACTTGACTTTAAAAGGAATGGTGAAAGTTGTGGAAAGTTTCTAA
- a CDS encoding biotin--[acetyl-CoA-carboxylase] ligase yields MINLNPKLLNLHPSLKIFNFDSIGSTNLFLKEEVESGKLLQPAFCIAEQQTSGYGQHGRNWDSTQELSPLTCSFAFPIDYGLEKLLLKSIPVALIVRRLLVKYSKQDFQVKWPNDIYENGRKVSGCLIEIVRSRVLKTPFVIFGLGVNLSSNNSKGYGSVESLEVGLFLNDLSIELFDFFTSEDGLNGSEVITEWGKHDYFSIGEKVCVYDTGSFREGEYLGINALFQPEIRIDGKVVAFSTGQASIRKV; encoded by the coding sequence ATGATAAATTTAAATCCAAAATTGCTCAATCTGCATCCATCCCTAAAAATATTCAACTTTGATTCTATAGGTTCGACAAATCTCTTTTTAAAGGAGGAGGTCGAATCAGGAAAGCTTTTGCAGCCGGCTTTTTGCATTGCAGAGCAACAAACCTCTGGTTATGGACAGCATGGAAGGAACTGGGACTCAACCCAAGAGCTTTCACCCTTAACGTGCTCGTTTGCATTTCCAATTGACTATGGTTTGGAAAAACTTTTATTGAAAAGTATTCCTGTTGCTCTGATAGTAAGGAGATTACTTGTTAAATATTCCAAGCAGGACTTCCAAGTCAAATGGCCTAACGATATTTATGAAAATGGACGAAAGGTATCGGGCTGTTTGATAGAAATCGTTCGCTCTAGAGTGCTAAAAACCCCTTTTGTGATTTTCGGTTTGGGTGTAAATTTATCATCTAATAATAGTAAAGGTTATGGAAGTGTTGAAAGCCTCGAGGTGGGTCTTTTTTTAAATGATTTGTCCATAGAGCTGTTTGACTTCTTTACGTCAGAAGATGGGTTGAACGGCAGTGAAGTGATCACAGAATGGGGAAAACATGATTATTTCTCTATTGGAGAGAAAGTATGCGTGTATGATACCGGCTCATTTAGAGAAGGCGAGTATTTAGGTATTAATGCGCTTTTTCAACCAGAAATTAGAATTGATGGTAAGGTGGTTGCGTTTTCAACAGGCCAAGCATCAATAAGAAAAGTTTAG